GAATTCCGCCTTCCCCTTTGCCCGATGTCGGACGGCGGACGCAAGAAGCTGGCCAGCGTCCTTTCCGACCTCCGCCTGGTGTAGAGATCCCATGGCCCGGGTCGTCGTCTGCGGAGCGATGGGAAGGATGGGGAGGGCCATAATTTCGGCGCTTTCGGAACGGCCGTTCGGCCTCGTGCTATCCGGAGCAGTGGAAGCCTCGGGGCATCCTCTCCTCGGCCAGGACGCCTTCGAGGCGGCGGGGGCCGGGAAAGCAGGCGTGCCCGTGACCGCGGATTTTCCCAAGGCGCTCGCCTCGGCCGACGTCGCGATAGATTTCACGCATGCATCCAATTCCGTGGAGCATGCCCGCCTGGCCGCGGAAGCGGGGAAAGCGCTCGTAATCGGAAGCACCGGCCTTTCGCCGGAGCAGCAGGCGGCGGTGAAGGACGCCGCGAAACGCATTCCCTGCGTTCTTTCACCGAACATGAGCGTCGGCGTCAACCTGATGTTCCAGGTAGCGGCCGACGTCGCGAAAGTGCTGGGAGACGACTACGACGTGGAGATAGTAGAGGTCCACCACCGGTTCAAGAAGGATTCCCCTTCCGGCACCGCCGTTAAACTGGCGGATTCGGTCGCGGAGGCCCTCGGCCGCGACATGAAGGATTCCGGCGTGTACGGCAGGAAAGGGATGGTCGGGGAGCGCACGAAGAAGGAGATCGGGGTGTTCGCGGTGAGAGCGGGAGACGTCGTCGGCGAGCACACCCTCGTTTTCGGCGGGATCGGCGAACGGTTCGAGATCACCCATCGCGCCCACAGCCGCGATACGTTCGCCCGCGGTGCGGTCCGGGCAGCGGCCTGGGTGGCCGGAAAGCCCAACGGCCTGTACGACATGCGGGCCGTGCTCGGGTTTGGCGCTAAATGAAGATCCTGCGGTTCGAGGAGTCGGGAAGGGCCGCGTACGGGGTGCTGAACCCGGCGGACGGCGAGATCCGGGAAATTTCCGGTACGCCGTTCGGGGAGTTCCGCCCCACCGGGAGCCGCTTCGGGCTTAAGGATGTGCGCCTGCTGGCGCCCGTTTCGCCTTCGAAGATCGTCGCGGTCGGGCTCAATTACAAGGACCACGCGCGCGAGATGGGGAAAAAGATCCCCGAAGAGCCGCTCATTTTCCTGAAAGCCCCTTCCGCCCTGA
This genomic window from Deltaproteobacteria bacterium contains:
- a CDS encoding 4-hydroxy-tetrahydrodipicolinate reductase, whose product is MARVVVCGAMGRMGRAIISALSERPFGLVLSGAVEASGHPLLGQDAFEAAGAGKAGVPVTADFPKALASADVAIDFTHASNSVEHARLAAEAGKALVIGSTGLSPEQQAAVKDAAKRIPCVLSPNMSVGVNLMFQVAADVAKVLGDDYDVEIVEVHHRFKKDSPSGTAVKLADSVAEALGRDMKDSGVYGRKGMVGERTKKEIGVFAVRAGDVVGEHTLVFGGIGERFEITHRAHSRDTFARGAVRAAAWVAGKPNGLYDMRAVLGFGAK